The Punica granatum isolate Tunisia-2019 chromosome 4, ASM765513v2, whole genome shotgun sequence genome has a window encoding:
- the LOC116205270 gene encoding protein DETOXIFICATION 24-like — protein sequence MSDGPEERLLGSETIDTRSLPLRIWDESKSIFRISFPAILSRLSLFGVIVVAQAFIGHINYLDFAAFAIVQTILVRFVCGITLGMSSATETLCGQAFGARQYHMMGIYLQRSWIVSVGATTILIPTFIFATPLFRLVGEEEAIAKEAGTVALWLIPVMYSTVFSSTIQMYLQAQQKNSIIIWFAVGSFLLDVLLSWAFVSWLGLGIAGAFSAMIIACWLFVVMKLVYVLGGWLPDTWKGFTLEAFSSLWPVIKLSVSSGIMICLELWYNSVLVLLAGYMKNAEVTISSFSICLNIASWVLMIGLGFLVAASVRVSNELGRGNTKAAKFAIKVIFGIGALFGLVCAVLCLLYSYEIAGLFTSNEEVKESVSELSSLLAVSVFLNNVQPILTGVAIGAGWQSVVAIVNIGCYYLVGVPIGALLAYVAHLEVKGLWIGLICGVASQMLALVYMTWRTNWDEQVIRASERLNRWLLKSSDESNQSARDGMEE from the exons ATGAGCGACGGACCTGAGGAAAGGCTTCTTGGATCAGAGACAATTGACACGAGGAGTTTACCACTGAGGATTTGGGATGAGTCCAAGAGCATATTTCGGATATCATTTCCAGCCATACTATCAAGACTTTCTCTCTTCGGCGTCATAGTCGTGGCCCAAGCATTCATCGGACACATCAACTATCTAGATTTTGCTGCATTTGCGATAGTCCAGACAATCTTGGTTCGGTTCGTGTGTGGCATAACT CTAGGCATGTCAAGTGCGACGGAGACGCTGTGCGGACAAGCATTTGGGGCGAGGCAGTACCACATGATGGGCATCTACCTTCAAAGGTCATGGATCGTGAGTGTGGGAGCCACGACAATCCTGATTCCGACATTCATATTCGCGACGCCTCTCTTCCGGCTTGTGGGTGAGGAGGAGGCGATCGCCAAAGAGGCTGGGACTGTGGCCCTTTGGCTGATCCCTGTAATGTACAGCACGGTCTTTAGCAGCACGATCCAAATGTACCTCCAGGCCCAGCAAAAGAACTCCATCATAATATGGTTCGCCGTAGGCTCCTTCCTTCTCGATGTGCTCCTCTCGTGGGCCTTCGTGTCTTGGCTTGGGTTGGGCATTGCAGGGGCTTTCAGTGCGATGATCATAGCTTGTTGGTTGTTCGTGGTGATGAAGTTAGTGTACGTGCTCGGAGGTTGGCTCCCTGATACTTGGAAAGGGTTTACCCTCGAGGCATTTTCGAGTTTATGGCCTGTCATAAAGCTCTCAGTATCTTCTGGTATTATGATATG CTTGGAATTATGGTACAACTCTGTCCTCGTATTGCTTGCGGGATACATGAAGAATGCAGAGGTCACAATCTCATCATTTTCCATCTG CCTCAACATCGCATCATGGGTCCTCATGATCGGCCTCGGGTTCCTAGTTGCAGCTAG CGTGCGGGTCTCGAACGAACTTGGAAGAGGAAACACCAAAGCTGCAAAGTTTGCCATCAAAGTCATCTTTGGCATCGGCGCATTGTTTGGGCTGGTGTGTGCGGTTCTCTGCCTTCTCTACAGCTACGAAATCGCGGGTCTGTTCACAAGCAATGAAGAAGTGAAGGAATCGGTCTCCGAACTTTCCTCCCTACTCGCTGTGTCGGTCTtcctcaacaatgtccaaccGATTCTCACAG GGGTTGCGATTGGGGCAGGATGGCAAAGTGTGGTTGCAATTGTGAACATAGGCTGCTATTACCTGGTCGGGGTTCCGATCGGAGCTCTGCTTGCATATGTTGCCCATTTGGAGGTTAAG GGCCTGTGGATTGGACTGATCTGCGGCGTCGCTTCACAAATGCTTGCACTTGTCTATATGACATGGAGAACGAATTGGGATGAACAG GTCATTAGGGCATCCGAACGTCTCAACCGGTGGCTGTTGAAGTCCTCGGATGAATCAAATCAGAGCGCGAGGGACGGTATGGAAGAATGA
- the LOC116205271 gene encoding RNA-binding protein pno1-like, translating into MQSVELSTSMEVETAGTAASLPPKPQFEPLKPHEMSDRRVQFRKVSVPPHRYSPLKKAWMEIYMPVYEQMKIDIRMNLKARKVELKTRSDTPDVGNLQKCADFVHAFMLGFDVVDAVALLRLDELYVESFEIKDVKTLRGEHLSRAIGRLSGKGGKTKFAIENATKTRIVIADTKIHILGSFANIKVARDSLCSLILGSPAGKVYSKLRAVTARLAERF; encoded by the coding sequence ATGCAGTCGGTCGAATTATCCACTTCCATGGAGGTGGAGACAGCGGGAACGGCCGCCTCGCTGCCGCCGAAGCCTCAATTTGAGCCGCTGAAGCCGCACGAGATGTCCGACAGGAGGGTCCAGTTCCGGAAGGTCTCGGTCCCGCCGCACCGGTACTCGCCGCTGAAGAAGGCGTGGATGGAGATCTACATGCCGGTGTACGAGCAGATGAAGATCGACATCCGCATGAACCTCAAAGCGCGCAAGGTCGAACTGAAGACGAGGTCCGACACCCCCGACGTTGGCAACCTCCAGAAGTGCGCCGACTTCGTCCACGCCTTCATGCTTGGTTTCGATGTCGTGGATGCCGTTGCGCTCCTTCGCCTCGACGAGCTCTACGTCGAGTCGTTTGAGATCAAGGATGTGAAGACCCTGCGAGGTGAGCACCTCTCCCGAGCGATCGGGCGACTTTCGGGCAAGGGAGGCAAGACGAAGTTCGCGATAGAGAATGCAACCAAGACGAGGATCGTCATTGCCGACACCAAGATTCACATACTTGGGTCGTTTGCGAACATTAAGGTCGCGAGGGATTCGCTCTGCAGCTTGATACTGGGATCGCCCGCCGGGAAGGTTTATTCTAAGCTCAGAGCTGTCACTGCTAGACTTGCAGAGAGATTTTGA
- the LOC116204347 gene encoding probable arabinosyltransferase ARAD1 — MVERNLVSTPGVVSWKFVLYFFMVTSVLFVFPLFSVLQSSDQPRFLDRSSLSLPASQQFIPLESIKPETDSQTDIEPSIKNRSILNDHEEESKDAQETTSQGLQQSTPAECPPNNRTILKVYMYDLPPEFHFELLDWKARGRNGNNVWPNIRVQVPSHPGGLNLQHSIEYWLTLDLLSSEGRSAVRVLNSREADVVFVPFFSSLSYNRFSKVKPRQKKSTNALLQEKLVQFLMKQEEWKRSGGRDHVVPAHHPNSMLSARMKLSPAMFILSDFGRYPPNIANIDKDIIVPYKHVVKSFADDESGFESRPTLLYFQGAIQRKSGGFIRHELFNLLKNEKNVHFSFGTVQRDGIRKATQGMRSSKFCLNIAGDTPSSNRLFDAIASHCVPVIISDDIELPYEDVLDYSKFCIFIRNSDALKKNFLVNYIRGIGKEEWTRMWEKLKEVESFYEFQYPSKEGDAVQMIWQAIARKVPAMRRKLHKTSRFSHHTAPVKLRSVRSRHDFL, encoded by the exons ATGGTTGAAAGGAACCTCGTCTCGACCCCCGGGGTCGTATCCTGGAAATTTGTTCTGTATTTCTTTATGGTCACATCCGTCCTGTTTGTCTTTCCACTGTTCTCCGTATTACAGTCCAGTGATCAACCTCGCTTCCTCGACCGCAGCTCATTGAGCTTACCAGCATCCCAGCAATTCATTCCCCTGGAGAGTATCAAACCTGAAACCGACAGTCAAACTGACATCGAACCCTCAATCAAAAATCGATCAATCCTTAACGACCATGAAGAGGAATCCAAGGATGCCCAGGAAACGACCTCTCAGGGGCTCCAACAATCGACTCCTGCAGAATGCCCCCCGAATAATAGAACGATCCTGAAGGTCTATATGTACGATTTGCCCCCTGAGTTTCACTTCGAACTCTTAGATTGGAAAGCCCGAGGCCGGAATGGTAATAACGTGTGGCCCAACATTCGAGTCCAAGTCCCATCCCATCCTGGAGGACTCAACCTGCAGCACAGCATTGAGTATTGGCTCACTCTGGATCTCCTCTCCTCGGAAGGCCGTAGTGCGGTCAGAGTGCTTAACTCCAGGGAGGCAGATGTGGTATTTGTCCCATTCTTCTCCTCTCTGAGCTATAATCGGTTCTCGAAGGTGAAGCCACGACAGAAGAAGAGCACGAACGCATTGTTGCAGGAGAAGCTCGtccaatttttaatgaaacaAGAGGAATGGAAGCGGTCAGGCGGAAGAGATCATGTCGTCCCTGCCCACCATCCGAACAGTATGCTCAGCGCAAGGATGAAACTGTCGCCTGCCATGTTTATCCTCTCCGACTTCGGGAGGTATCCCCCAAACATAGCAAACATTGACAAGGACATCATAGTTCCCTACAAGCATGTGGTCAAGAGCTTTGCTGATGATGAGTCGGGGTTCGAGAGCCGCCCAACCCTGCTTTATTTCCAGGGCGCCATACAAAGAAAATCA GGTGGCTTCATTCGGCACGAGCTGTTCAACCTGCTGAAAAACGAGAAGAACGTGCACTTCTCGTTCGGAACCGTCCAACGGGATGGGATCAGGAAAGCGACACAGGGAATGCGTTCGTCCAAGTTCTGCCTCAACATAGCTGGGGATACCCCCTCATCGAACCGGCTCTTTGACGCAATTGCCAGTCACTGTGTCCCGGTCATTATCAGCGACGACATCGAGCTTCCGTACGAGGATGTCCTGGACTACTCCAAGTTTTGCATCTTCATTCGGAATTCAGATGCTCTCAAGAAGAACTTCCTCGTAAACTACATCAGAGGTATCGGGAAGGAAGAGTGGACTCGAATGTGGGAGAAGCTGAAGGAGGTAGAGAGTTTCTACGAGTTTCAGTACCCGTCGAAAGAGGGAGATGCCGTGCAGATGATTTGGCAAGCCATCGCACGTAAAGTTCCGGCCATGCGCAGGAAGCTTCATAAGACAAGCCGGTTTTCTCACCACACCGCTCCTGTCAAATTGAGATCTGTCCGGTCCAGACACGATTTCTTATAA
- the LOC116202423 gene encoding BTB/POZ domain-containing protein At3g09030, with protein sequence MENGDPNNAPSPAHGRIKLNVGGKLFETTVSTLQSGGPDSLLFALSNRAVADPNPVFIDRDPDIFSVLLSLLRTSRLPSTASSRYSKQELADEALYYGVESCLRSAMSPPPLAGIDASVVSTIRPASDGFPSSFTAAGDGSLWIAHGGQISCYDWSLAHTATIRTHFEEVTSICRVWPEIAAVGSEAAPGLHFYDISGGRHVGSTHWTDPSDPRIYKARVMAIADSADSVFASFECPHKENSIFEIDKSTLQTVSEFGRQPGSSAKNMVAGKLTWLPESNAVVGSAVSCGAFGYSGYIRLWDPRSSEVVWETNEPGSGRSSRFGDSFADMDADIEGSKLFKICSKSGDLGMADLRKLGDDPWVYLTDKNYSMRNTSGSGSSVIRCHRGQVFVGREGNLEVWSRVEEGENGVEGENDAMYRRNYVDKLEDAERGTIRMIEGGGDRLFVGREQVEGIEVWESSNFAAAIPIS encoded by the coding sequence ATGGAAAACGGAGATCCCAACAACGCTCCCTCGCCGGCCCACGGCCGCATCAAGCTCAACGTCGGCGGCAAGCTCTTCGAGACCACCGTCTCCACCCTCCAGTCCGGCGGCCCCGACTCCCTCCTCTTCGCCCTCTCCAACCGCGCCGTCGCCGACCCCAACCCCGTCTTCATCGACCGCGACCCGGACATCTTCTCCGtcctcctctccctcctccGCACCTCCCGCCTCCCCTCCACCGCCTCCTCCCGCTATTCCAAGCAGGAGCTCGCCGACGAGGCCCTCTACTACGGCGTCGAGTCCTGCCTCCGGTCCGCCATGTCCCCTCCCCCACTCGCCGGCATCGACGCCTCCGTCGTGTCCACCATCCGCCCCGCCTCCGACGGCTTCCCCTCCTCCTTCACCGCCGCGGGCGACGGATCCCTCTGGATCGCCCACGGCGGCCAGATCTCCTGCTACGACTGGAGCCTCGCGCATACCGCCACCATCAGGACCCACTTCGAGGAGGTTACTTCGATCTGCCGCGTCTGGCCGGAAATCGCCGCCGTCGGGTCCGAGGCCGCCCCAGGGCTCCACTTCTACGACATCTCCGGCGGCCGCCACGTCGGGTCCACCCACTGGACCGACCCGTCGGATCCGCGGATATACAAGGCCCGAGTCATGGCCATTGCCGACTCGGCAGACTCAGTATTCGCTTCCTTTGAGTGCCCGCATAAGGAGAACTCCATCTTTGAGATTGACAAGTCCACCCTTCAGACCGTTTCGGAGTTCGGCAGGCAGCCCGGTAGCTCTGCCAAGAACATGGTTGCAGGGAAGCTGACGTGGCTGCCTGAGAGCAATGCCGTCGTGGGAAGCGCCGTCTCCTGTGGTGCTTTCGGGTACTCAGGCTACATCAGGCTGTGGGACCCCAGGTCCAGTGAGGTGGTTTGGGAGACAAATGAGCCCGGCTCGGGCCGAAGCAGTAGGTTTGGGGACTCCTTCGCGGACATGGATGCGGACATTGAGGGGTCGAAGCTCTTCAAGATCTGCTCTAAGTCGGGGGACCTTGGAATGGCGGATCTGCGTAAATTAGGGGATGACCCGTGGGTTTATCTGACAGACAAGAACTACAGCATGAGGAACACCAGCGGGAGTGGCAGTAGTGTAATCCGGTGCCACCGGGGCCAGGTGTTTGTGGGCAGGGAAGGGAACTTGGAAGTCTGGTCGAGGGTGGAGGAAGGAGAAAATGGAGTGGAGGGAGAAAACGATGCGATGTATCGGAGGAACTATGTGGACAAGTTGGAGGATGCTGAGAGAGGGACCATAAGGATGATCGAAGGAGGGGGAGACAGGTTGTTTGTTGGGAGAGAGCAGGTTGAGGGCATTGAGGTCTGGGAGAGTTCAAATTTTGCTGCTGCCATTCCCATTTCGTGA